A stretch of Miscanthus floridulus cultivar M001 chromosome 13, ASM1932011v1, whole genome shotgun sequence DNA encodes these proteins:
- the LOC136500172 gene encoding uncharacterized protein, translated as MDYAYDTADGLDQMLADWGDAMQTDSVEHEPTADAKAFYALLEASKEPLHSYTSVALQTAVARLMAVKSQYNLPVECINKLLDLFGDVLPQNHKMPKSLYECQCLLRGLKMPYIKIDACTNNCMIYYKEDKNKDKCDFCGESRYVVTEPAHQGQKRKPIPRKVLPYLPLIPRLQRLFMEPNTAKHMRWHKEGRRANPNVMVHPSDAEAWTHFNTSCPEFAMDPRNVRIALATDGFNPFGYGKAQYSCWPVFSIPLNLPPALCMKEENIFLSLVIPGPEHPGKNMNVFMRPLDEIKEAWPGVLTYDSFSKQNFQMKVAYHTSIHDYPGLGMFSGWSTHGGLACFDCMADVDSTWLPNGHKYSWFDCHRRFLPADHSFRDQKNAFRKGVAVYDTPPHRLTGQEVLAYMNEVKEKSFEGYGTVHNWTHIPFLWELPYFPLLMRPRHIDAMHTEKNVAEAIFATCLDMADKTKDNNKARLDQALMCNRRHLNLVEKPNGLWDRPRAPFSLNRPQKKEVLQWQQLIVASCSACSYFS; from the coding sequence ATGGATTATGCGTACGATACTGCCGATGGTTTAGATCAAATGTTAGCTGATTGGGGTGATGCAATGCAAACAGATAGTGTAGAGCATGAACCAACAGCTGATGCTAAGGCATTCTATGCTTTGTTAGAAGCTTCAAAAGAGCCGCTCCATAGCTACACTAGTGTTGCACTGCAAACTGCTGTAGCACGCTTGATGGCAGTTAAGTCACAATACAATCTCCCCGTAGAATGCATTAATAAATTATTGGATTTGTTTGGTGATGTACTGCCTCAGAACCATAAGATGCCAAAATCTTTGTATGAGTGCCAGTGTCTTCTTCGTGGTCTAAAAATGCCTTACATCAAGATAGATGCTTGTACAAACAATTGCATGATATACTACAAAGAAGATAAGAACAAGGATAAATGTGATTTCTGTGGGGAGAGTAGATATGTAGTTACTGAACCAGCACACCAAGGGCAGAAACGAAAACCCATACCACGTAAGGTTCTACCATATCTCCCACTCATACCAAGGTTGCAGCGGTTGTTCATGGAGCCAAACACTGCAAAGCACATGCGGTGGCACAAGGAGGGTAGGCGAGCCAACCCAAATGTTATGGTGCATCCTTCTGATGCTGAGGCATGGACACATTTCAATACATCTTGCCCAGAGTTTGCAATGGACCCGAGGAATGTTCGGATTGCTTTGGCGACAGATGGCTTCAACCCATTTGGCTATGGAAAAGCTCAATATTCTTGCTGGCCAGTTTTTTCAATTCCTCTGAACTTACCTCCAGCTCTTTGTATGAAGGAGGAAAATATATTTCTTAGTTTAGTGATTCCTGGACCGGAGCATCCTGGCAAGAATATGAATGTCTTCATGCGGCCACTTGATGAGATCAAGGAAGCTTGGCCAGGAGTTCTCACCTATGATAGCTTTTCAAAGCAAAATTTTCAAATGAAGGTTGCATATCATACTTCCATCCATGACTATCCTGGATTGGGTATGTTCTCTGGATGGTCAACACACGGTGGTTTGGCCTGTTTTGATTGTATGGCAGATGTGGACAGCACTTGGCTACCAAATGGGCACAAGTACAGTTGGTTTGATTGCCATAGAAGGTTCTTGCCAGCTGACCATAGTTTCAGGGACCAGAAGAATGCATTTAGGAAGGGCGTAGCAGTGTATGACACGCCTCCACATCGGTTAACAGGGCAAGAGGTGCtagcatacatgaatgaagtCAAAGAGAAATCATTTGAAGGTTATGGTACTGTCCACAATTGGACTCACATCCCATTTCTGTGGGAATTGCCATATTTCCCTCTACTTATGCGTCCACGTCACATTGATGCTATGCATACTGAAAAAAATGTAGCTGAAGCTATTTTTGCTACATGTCTTGACATGGCTGACAAGACCAAGGATAATAACAAGGCTAGACTCGACCAAGCCTTGATGTGCAATAGGAGACATCTCAACCTTGTTGAGAAGCCAAATGGCTTGTGGGATAGGCCTAGAGCACCCTTTTCCCTAAACAGACCCCAGAAGAAGGAGGTTTTGCAGTGGCAGCAGCTTATTGTTGCAAGCTGTAGTGCTTGTTCCTACTTCTCATAG
- the LOC136500173 gene encoding large ribosomal subunit protein bL9c-like — MAHRMKRCRPATPRRRACPTGRSRHTELHPVQMTMLYGTQLYFTCSSCVILTDDIEAVGKKGATMKVRAGFYRNLLLPKGKPTLLAPEVLKEMQLEQKRIEAEKKRLEEDAQQLARVFETIGPFKIPRKGGKGKQIFGSVTAQDVVDIINSQLNKDVDKKLVTVPEIREIGEYVAEIQLHSYCLYFHSVFQYATRALTQLRCIDMILGDLPVRARACMMDQYVIESKSGAAHHDEAGGPGRPFGPDPR; from the exons ATGGCGCACCGCATGAAGCGGTGTCGGCCCGCGACGCCACGGCGCCGCGCGTGCCCCACCGGCCGCAGCCGCCACA CAGAGTTGCATCCAGTTCAAATGACAATGTTGTACGGCACCCAGCTGTACTTCACCTGCTCATCTTGT GTCATACTGACAGATGACATAGAAGCGGTGGGGAAGAAAGGAGCTACAATGAAGGTGCGAGCTGGATTCTACCGCAACCTCCTCCTTCCCAAGGGCAAGCCTACGCTTCTAGCCCCAGAAGTCCTCAA GGAAATGCAGCTAGAACAGAAGAGAATAGAAGCTGAGAAGAAGCGG TTAGAAGAAGACGCACAACAGCTTGCCCGAGTTTTTGAAACCATCGGCCCTTTCAAGATTCCTCGCAAAGGtggaaaaggaaaacaaatctttGGGAG CGTCACAGCACAGGATGTTGTTGACATAATAAATTCACAACTTAATAA GGATGTCGACAAGAAGCTGGTGACAGTTCCAGAAATCCGTGAAATCGGAGAGTATGTTGCAGAGATCCAGCTTCACTCCTATTGCCTCTACTTCCATTCTGT GTTTCAGTATGCCACGAGGGCTTTAACTCAGCTTCGTTGCATTGATATGATTTTAG GTGATTTGCCGGTGCGCGCGAGGGCGTGCATGATGGACCAGTATGTAATAGAGAGCAAGTCCGGCGCGGCGCACCACGACGAGGCTGGCGGACCGGGACGGCCGTTTGGGCCCGACCCGCGCTAG
- the LOC136502022 gene encoding uncharacterized protein, whose amino-acid sequence MESFEFVFILHLMIRVLGLTQEISQCLQRKNQNIVRAIGLIGSVMRNMNAMRENGWDDLFEEVKSFCVQKKIDIPNMEDMIPVRGRSKFRGAKLVTHYHHFHHGIFIAVIDQILCELNNRFPERSTQLLRCVACLDPNGSFANFEIEQLVELAKIYKDDFSDYDCEKLRGDLLVFIDDVKHDRDFGTCTDLGNLAEKMVQSDRHTHFPLVYRLIELALILPVATATVERAFSAMNIIKTERRNKMNDEWMNNSMICYIERDLFASVEDDKILKRFQGFKNRKINLPRERPSIERGGSSGVNS is encoded by the exons ATGGAGTCATTTGAATTTGTGTTCATATTACATCTTATGATTAGAGTATTGGGGTTGACTCAAGAAATATCACAATGTTTGCAAAGGAAAAATCAGAACATTGTTCGTGCAATAGGATTGATTGGTTCTGTGATGAGAAATATGAATGCCATGAGAGAAAATGGTTGGGATGATCTTTTTGAAGAGGTCAAAAGCTTTTGTGTCCAAAAGAAGATAGACATTCCTAATATGGAAGATATGATACCAGTTAGAGGTCGTTCCAAATTCCGTGGTGCCAAATTAGTGACACACTACCATCATTTTCATCATGGAATTTTCATTGCTGTGATTGATCAGATTCTTTGTGAGTTAAACAATCGGTTTCCAGAAAGATCAACTCAACTCTTGAGATGTGTTGCTTGTCTTGATCCGAATGGTTCTTTTGCTAACTTTGAGATAGAGCAATTAGTTGAGCTTGCTAAGATCTATAAAGATGACTTCAGTGAttatgattgtgaaaagctaaggGGTGACCTCCTGGTATTTATTGATGATGTTAAACATGATAGAGATTTTGGCACATGTACTGATCTTGGTAACCTTGCTGAGAAGATGGTTCAAAGTGATAGACATACACATTTCCCTTTGGTGTATCGTCTCATTGAACTTGCATTGATTTTGCCGGTGGCAACAGCAACAGTTGAAAGAGCATTCTCCGCTATGAATATTATCAAGACCGAACGGAGGAATAAAATGAATGATGAATGGATGAATAATAGCATGATATGCTATATTGAGCGGGATTTGTTTGCATCAGTTGAAGATGATAAAATTTTGAAGCGCTTTCAAGGTTTCAAAAACCGAAAGATAAATTTGCCACGCGAGCGCCCGAG CATTGAGCGTGGTGGTTCAAGTGGTGTGAATTCGTGA